The proteins below are encoded in one region of Planctomycetaceae bacterium:
- a CDS encoding L-lactate permease: MLYAVLAALPILVVAVFLVGLKWPASRVMPLSLLTAVVLALTVWQVPGLQVLAFGVKGGQIAVDLLYIIFGAILLLNTLQQSGAIDTIRAGFHQISPDRRVQAIIVAWLFGSFIEGAAGFGTPAAVAVPLMVALGFPPLAAVVSGVIIQSTPVSFGALGTPILLGMATGLNIREGFGDDSVIQQAALAAGLLSDDSQTAAVLLQRIAIRVAVLHAIIGTLIPLILVSVLTRFYGAERSFRTGLRCWKFALFAAFAMTIPSVTTAILLGPEFPSLFGGLIGLTIVASAARRGWLVPTGDPWQFPDETAWPAEWSSPEMHMASASKPQRRMGLPMAWAPYLLLAVLLVAFRLPQLPINHWVNNDPAVTLEIKNLWGTDATLSLKPLALPGTVFLLVVAATFFLHGMDHRQMKDAVIQSLRTTAKASVALIFTVPMVQIFLNSGSGAEGALPKMPLVLANEVASLAGGMWPLFSSFAGGMGAFIAGSNTVSNMMLSSFQFGVGQKISVDPFWIVALQAVGGAAGNIICVHNVVAASAVVGLVGREGQIIRRTFPVFVYYAGFAGILGMLIVNLS; encoded by the coding sequence ATGTTGTATGCAGTTCTGGCCGCTCTGCCGATCCTGGTGGTAGCCGTGTTTCTGGTGGGACTGAAGTGGCCCGCCAGCCGAGTCATGCCGCTGTCTCTGCTGACGGCTGTGGTGCTGGCTCTGACTGTCTGGCAAGTGCCGGGACTGCAGGTCCTGGCATTTGGCGTGAAAGGCGGACAGATTGCCGTCGACCTGCTGTACATCATCTTCGGCGCGATCCTGCTGCTGAATACGCTGCAGCAAAGCGGCGCCATCGACACGATTCGAGCCGGCTTTCATCAGATTTCACCGGACCGTCGAGTGCAGGCAATCATCGTCGCGTGGCTGTTCGGTTCATTCATCGAAGGAGCCGCCGGGTTTGGAACTCCGGCGGCGGTGGCCGTCCCGCTGATGGTGGCGCTGGGATTTCCACCGCTGGCGGCGGTTGTCAGCGGCGTCATCATCCAAAGCACTCCCGTTTCCTTCGGAGCTCTGGGAACACCGATTCTGCTGGGAATGGCGACCGGCCTGAATATCCGCGAAGGGTTCGGTGACGATTCCGTCATTCAACAGGCAGCGCTGGCGGCGGGACTGCTGTCCGATGATTCACAGACGGCAGCCGTCCTGCTGCAGCGGATCGCCATTCGAGTCGCTGTGCTGCATGCGATCATCGGGACGCTGATTCCCCTGATTCTGGTCAGCGTGCTGACTCGGTTTTACGGCGCGGAACGATCCTTTCGAACCGGCCTGCGGTGCTGGAAGTTCGCTCTGTTTGCCGCTTTTGCGATGACGATTCCGTCCGTGACCACGGCGATTCTGCTGGGTCCCGAGTTTCCCTCATTGTTCGGTGGCCTGATCGGGCTGACAATCGTGGCCAGCGCGGCTCGCAGGGGCTGGCTCGTGCCAACAGGCGATCCCTGGCAGTTTCCGGACGAAACCGCCTGGCCGGCAGAATGGTCGTCGCCGGAGATGCACATGGCATCTGCGTCGAAGCCTCAGCGCCGGATGGGCCTGCCCATGGCGTGGGCTCCGTATTTGTTGCTGGCGGTGCTGCTGGTTGCGTTTCGGCTGCCGCAGCTTCCGATCAATCACTGGGTAAACAACGATCCCGCAGTCACGCTGGAAATCAAGAACCTGTGGGGGACAGACGCGACGCTTAGCCTGAAACCGCTGGCTCTGCCGGGAACCGTCTTTCTGCTGGTTGTCGCGGCGACCTTTTTTCTGCACGGCATGGATCACCGGCAAATGAAAGACGCAGTCATTCAGTCGCTGCGAACGACGGCAAAGGCGTCCGTCGCGCTGATTTTCACGGTGCCCATGGTCCAGATCTTTCTGAACTCCGGCAGCGGCGCAGAAGGAGCCCTTCCGAAAATGCCGCTGGTTCTGGCAAACGAAGTTGCATCATTAGCGGGAGGGATGTGGCCGCTGTTTTCGTCGTTTGCCGGCGGCATGGGAGCCTTCATCGCCGGAAGCAATACGGTCAGCAACATGATGCTGTCCAGCTTTCAGTTCGGCGTTGGCCAGAAGATCTCCGTGGATCCGTTCTGGATTGTGGCGCTGCAGGCGGTCGGCGGAGCGGCCGGGAACATCATCTGCGTTCACAATGTCGTGGCTGCCTCCGCTGTTGTGGGACTTGTCGGCCGCGAAGGGCAGATTATTCGCCGCACGTTTCCGGTATTCGTCTACTACGCGGGATTCGCCGGGATCCTGGGAATGCTGATCGTGAATTTATCGTGA
- a CDS encoding NTP transferase domain-containing protein, with the protein MTDTVGDRFPPRNGVSTGEFASAAMKIPDCYAIVPAAGFSRRMAGRHKLLLPWDDCLVIDHVLRAWTNSRVRRVVVVVRRDDSELRDACGRWPVDVVQPPFDPPDMKASVRHAIGHILAAYQPQPADRWLMAPADIPTLSTDVIDHVIAASGATDAVVIPRFGHRSGHPASFPWKLASAVDTIPDDQGIKWLADNHAAEWLDLPAAERPEDIDTPDDYARLKRNRGKRMDDIPDTP; encoded by the coding sequence GTGACTGACACAGTTGGCGACAGATTCCCGCCGCGAAACGGTGTCTCGACAGGTGAGTTTGCCTCCGCTGCCATGAAGATACCCGACTGCTACGCCATCGTTCCCGCTGCCGGATTCAGTCGACGAATGGCGGGCCGGCACAAGCTGCTGCTGCCGTGGGATGATTGCCTGGTGATCGATCATGTCCTGCGTGCCTGGACGAACAGCCGTGTGCGACGGGTCGTCGTTGTCGTGCGGCGCGACGACAGCGAACTGCGCGACGCGTGCGGCCGCTGGCCGGTCGACGTCGTGCAGCCCCCCTTCGATCCTCCGGACATGAAGGCGTCGGTTCGCCACGCCATCGGGCACATTTTGGCTGCGTATCAGCCTCAACCCGCGGATCGCTGGCTGATGGCTCCTGCGGATATCCCGACGCTGTCGACAGACGTCATCGATCACGTCATCGCCGCTTCCGGCGCGACCGATGCGGTCGTCATTCCGCGATTCGGTCATCGCAGCGGACATCCCGCGTCGTTTCCATGGAAGCTGGCGTCCGCTGTGGACACGATCCCGGACGACCAGGGCATCAAGTGGCTGGCGGACAATCACGCGGCGGAATGGCTTGATCTTCCCGCAGCGGAACGGCCGGAAGATATCGATACGCCGGACGACTATGCTCGATTGAAACGCAATCGCGGCAAAAGAATGGACGACATTCCGGATACGCCGTAA
- a CDS encoding DUF1326 domain-containing protein, whose product MIRTSFFATLTAMLLASSAFAASPLKGTYVEARTCQVYTGPCFANGEVGSTGKDAIMTWNVTEGEFEGVDLTGMSVAVIVKTSETLGFKGFKNAKTIRAVLIVDETASTEQAAALTAFAKKQTSLNDEQIEESQSAGFESEFDRGTLNATVTVGEFAHLKARKARPGDCICSNESAYYPPLTKLEGFVPGVTIDGDVTARKLGTRWSIPDTRTAYLGTFRVNPEEAQVAQK is encoded by the coding sequence ATGATTCGCACTTCATTCTTCGCAACACTGACCGCGATGCTGCTGGCTTCATCCGCGTTTGCGGCCAGTCCGCTGAAAGGCACGTACGTGGAAGCTCGCACGTGTCAGGTCTATACCGGTCCGTGTTTCGCCAATGGCGAAGTCGGCTCCACCGGCAAAGACGCGATCATGACATGGAATGTCACCGAAGGAGAATTCGAAGGCGTTGATCTGACCGGAATGTCCGTGGCTGTCATCGTCAAGACGTCGGAAACTCTTGGATTCAAGGGGTTCAAAAATGCGAAGACCATTCGAGCCGTGCTGATCGTTGATGAAACGGCAAGCACCGAACAGGCTGCGGCACTGACGGCTTTCGCGAAGAAGCAGACCAGTCTGAATGACGAACAGATTGAAGAAAGCCAGTCGGCCGGCTTCGAATCGGAGTTTGATCGCGGGACGCTGAACGCAACGGTGACCGTCGGTGAGTTTGCTCATCTGAAGGCTCGCAAAGCTCGCCCCGGCGACTGCATTTGTTCCAACGAGTCCGCCTACTATCCGCCGCTGACAAAGCTGGAAGGCTTCGTACCGGGAGTCACCATTGATGGCGACGTCACCGCGCGCAAGCTCGGAACTCGCTGGTCGATTCCTGATACACGTACTGCGTATCTGGGCACGTTCCGAGTCAACCCGGAAGAAGCACAGGTCGCACAGAAATAA
- the murA gene encoding UDP-N-acetylglucosamine 1-carboxyvinyltransferase translates to MEMFVVHGRTRLSGRIGVEGAKNAALPIMAACVAIRGEVVLDNVPRLVDIDTMSRLLKSLGTTVASSGDGTLTIDASPAHGTLAKYDLVRRMRAGVCVLGPLLSRFGTACVSLPGGCNIGHRPIDLHLKGLAALGADIRLERGYVIAEADHLRGTDIDLCGPFGSTVTGTCNVMTAAATASGHTVIRSAAREPEVTDLADFLNRAGADIRGAGTETIEVRGVESLHATSHSIIPDRIEAATLAVAAAITRGDVTIESAPVSHMTSVLDWLKSAGVDVAASASQLRVSANDALSPVDVVAEPYPGIPTDVQAQLMALLSTVPGRSCVTDRIFTDRFMHASELIRMGAQIQRESSSAVISGVPRLSAASVMASDLRASAALVLAALAAEGTSQIRRIYHLDRGYQQLDVKLNALGASIVRRDDSPAASDQTSPAIAAPHFVSEHVKRYF, encoded by the coding sequence ATGGAAATGTTCGTTGTTCACGGAAGAACGCGGCTGTCGGGGCGAATTGGCGTCGAGGGCGCGAAGAACGCTGCACTGCCCATCATGGCGGCGTGCGTCGCGATTCGCGGCGAAGTTGTGCTCGACAACGTTCCGCGGCTGGTCGACATCGACACAATGTCCCGGCTGCTGAAAAGCCTCGGCACAACCGTCGCCTCGTCCGGCGACGGTACCCTGACGATCGATGCGTCGCCCGCTCACGGAACGCTGGCCAAGTATGATCTGGTGCGCCGCATGAGAGCCGGCGTTTGCGTTCTGGGTCCGCTGCTGTCCCGGTTTGGAACCGCCTGCGTGTCGCTTCCGGGAGGCTGCAACATCGGCCATCGTCCCATCGATCTGCATCTGAAGGGACTCGCGGCTCTGGGTGCCGACATTCGCCTGGAGCGCGGCTACGTCATCGCGGAAGCTGATCACCTGCGCGGCACGGACATCGATCTGTGCGGACCGTTCGGAAGTACAGTCACCGGAACCTGCAACGTCATGACCGCCGCGGCGACGGCGTCCGGACACACAGTGATTCGATCAGCCGCGAGGGAGCCGGAAGTCACCGACCTGGCCGATTTCCTGAATCGCGCCGGAGCTGACATTCGCGGCGCCGGGACGGAGACGATTGAAGTTCGCGGCGTGGAATCGCTGCACGCGACGAGTCACTCGATTATTCCGGACCGGATTGAAGCGGCCACGCTGGCCGTCGCCGCCGCCATCACTCGCGGGGATGTCACGATCGAAAGCGCTCCCGTTTCGCACATGACCAGCGTGCTGGACTGGCTGAAATCCGCGGGTGTCGACGTTGCAGCCAGCGCGTCGCAACTTCGTGTTTCGGCGAACGACGCCTTGTCGCCGGTGGATGTGGTCGCCGAACCGTATCCGGGGATTCCGACCGACGTGCAGGCACAACTGATGGCGCTGCTGAGTACGGTTCCCGGCCGCAGCTGCGTGACCGATCGCATCTTCACTGACCGTTTCATGCACGCTTCCGAACTGATCCGCATGGGAGCACAGATTCAACGCGAAAGTTCTTCCGCGGTGATTTCCGGAGTCCCGCGTCTGTCGGCCGCGTCCGTCATGGCGTCCGACCTGCGAGCCAGCGCGGCTCTGGTTCTGGCAGCCCTGGCCGCAGAGGGAACGTCGCAAATCCGCCGCATCTACCACCTGGACCGAGGCTACCAGCAACTGGATGTGAAGCTGAATGCACTGGGAGCGAGCATTGTGCGTCGGGACGATTCGCCCGCCGCGTCAGACCAGACATCCCCTGCCATCGCGGCGCCTCACTTTGTTTCGGAGCACGTGAAGCGCTACTTCTGA
- the prmC gene encoding peptide chain release factor N(5)-glutamine methyltransferase yields MNSTASQNDDVWTVRRILGWTTDFLKQKGIESARLEAELLLACARNCQRIRLYTDFESPLTDDERSRMRSFVQRRAKREPLAYITGHREFYGRDFAVGPGVLVPRPETEALIDVCLEHIPVDQPSRLVEIGFGSGCIAVTLAKQRPQCSVTATDVSDDALKFATANVQHHQVMDRVRLLSGSLFAPITADGGEAGFDGIVSNPPYIPDDELAGLQPEVSEHEPAVALAAGADGLDVVRPLIATAPSVLKPGGWIALEVDPSQCSAVAAMLDDCGFGRVRIHQDLNHADRIVEARRE; encoded by the coding sequence ATGAATTCCACCGCCAGCCAGAATGACGACGTCTGGACCGTCAGGCGAATTCTGGGCTGGACCACCGATTTTCTGAAGCAGAAGGGAATCGAGTCGGCTCGCCTGGAAGCGGAACTGCTGCTGGCCTGTGCTCGCAATTGCCAGCGAATTCGGCTGTACACCGACTTCGAATCCCCGCTGACAGACGACGAACGTTCCCGGATGAGATCCTTCGTTCAGCGGCGAGCGAAGCGGGAACCGCTCGCCTATATCACCGGACACAGGGAATTCTATGGCCGAGATTTCGCAGTCGGTCCGGGTGTTCTGGTGCCGCGTCCGGAGACCGAAGCGCTGATCGACGTTTGTCTCGAACACATTCCCGTTGATCAACCGTCGCGCCTCGTGGAAATCGGATTCGGTTCCGGCTGCATTGCTGTCACGCTGGCGAAGCAGCGTCCGCAGTGTTCGGTGACGGCCACCGACGTTTCCGATGACGCCCTGAAATTTGCGACGGCCAACGTCCAACATCATCAGGTGATGGACCGCGTCCGACTGCTGAGCGGCAGTCTGTTCGCGCCAATCACTGCCGACGGCGGAGAAGCCGGGTTCGACGGAATCGTCAGCAATCCACCGTACATTCCGGATGACGAACTTGCCGGATTGCAGCCGGAGGTCTCGGAACACGAACCTGCAGTCGCTCTGGCCGCCGGAGCTGACGGGCTGGACGTCGTTCGCCCGCTAATCGCGACAGCGCCTTCGGTGCTGAAGCCGGGAGGCTGGATTGCTCTGGAAGTCGACCCGTCACAGTGCTCCGCCGTCGCGGCGATGCTGGACGATTGCGGCTTCGGCCGTGTCCGAATTCACCAGGATCTGAACCACGCCGACCGGATTGTCGAAGCCAGACGGGAATGA
- a CDS encoding class I SAM-dependent methyltransferase, whose translation MKQFNTTGCYDHPRYWDLAFDDETTGEADFIEAAARKYCPFPLRRILEPGCGGGRLLAEMALRGYEVIGCDVSAAAVEYCRTRLPETQPSCRVEVADMLEFRSPEPVDVACCFVNTFRHLLTETDAVRHLNSVADSLRAGGLYLIGMHLLPPDADEEDEEEWTAEADGVRIDMRLQVTSCSRLTRLETLRFEMQINDNGARHVVTSEYPMRIYRADQFQSLLSKVPRFRLLDVYDFWYDIEDPLQLSDELGDTVVVLQKLDAAAESTL comes from the coding sequence ATGAAACAATTCAACACGACAGGTTGCTACGACCATCCCCGATACTGGGATCTGGCGTTCGACGACGAAACCACGGGCGAAGCCGACTTCATCGAAGCGGCCGCGCGGAAGTACTGCCCGTTTCCCCTGCGACGAATTCTGGAACCCGGCTGCGGCGGCGGGCGGCTGCTGGCGGAGATGGCTTTGCGGGGCTACGAAGTCATCGGCTGCGACGTGTCTGCGGCGGCCGTCGAATACTGCCGGACTCGATTGCCGGAGACGCAGCCATCGTGCCGCGTCGAAGTGGCGGACATGCTGGAATTTCGCAGCCCGGAACCGGTCGACGTCGCGTGCTGTTTCGTGAACACCTTTCGCCATCTGCTGACGGAAACGGATGCCGTCCGTCATCTGAACAGTGTTGCCGATTCGCTGCGAGCGGGCGGCCTGTACCTGATCGGCATGCATCTGCTGCCGCCCGACGCCGACGAAGAGGACGAAGAAGAATGGACGGCGGAAGCCGACGGCGTGCGCATCGACATGCGCCTTCAGGTGACGTCCTGCAGCCGGCTGACTCGACTGGAAACTCTGCGGTTTGAAATGCAGATCAATGACAACGGCGCCAGACATGTCGTCACGTCCGAATATCCGATGAGAATCTACCGTGCCGATCAGTTTCAGTCGCTGTTGAGTAAAGTACCGAGATTCCGACTGCTTGACGTCTATGATTTCTGGTACGACATCGAAGACCCGCTGCAGCTTTCGGACGAATTGGGCGACACGGTTGTCGTGCTTCAAAAGCTGGACGCCGCGGCGGAATCAACGTTGTGA